TGCCACACGCGGCCCGGTGTCAGTACATACTCCCAATTCGGGTGCGCACTGGCGATAGAGCCCCGTTGTAAAGGAAAAATATGGCTGCCGGTCTGGATGAATTGAAACTCGAACTCGGGCAAGTGTTTACGCGTATTGTCGCTGCTGCCCGTGTAGTTGTAGGTATCTTTGACTTCGTAAAAACTGCCACCGGTAGCTTCACCGCTCAAGGTGAGGATGCCCGCGAAGGCATGTTCCGGGTGCGCCGCATTCTGTGGAAGCGTGTATGCGGAGAGATCTACCCGGCTGCCGGGGTCGCTACCCGTTGTCAGAGTGGAATAGCTCAGCAGGCTGCGTGATACATTGCCGGAACCGGTGAGCTCGTCATAGTAGTCATCATTACTGCCACTACCGCTACTTCCTCCGCCGCTGGCCACATCGCCGGTGATGAGAAGATTGTCGCCGTAGCAATAATCGTAATAGTCATTGCCGCCATTGCGGTAGCGAATCATCAGCTGGGACTTGTTGTCAGCGTCGATGGCCACTGAGTTTGCGCTATATAAAGCACTGTTATCTTGCCCGTTGTACAGGGTGATCGCCGTTACCCACGAGTTACCGCCATTGTTGGAAACTTCTGCAACACAGGTCTCGCCGTATTCGAGCGAGTAGGCGGAAATATCCAGCGCGATATTAACGTTGACGTAGCCTGTGGTAGACAGTGTGTAGGTGGCACTGGCGGTGCGTCCCCGCAGCCCAATCGAGTAGTTGCCGTAATAGGCGTTGGCATAAACGGTGCCCGAAGTGTTCCAGCCGGCTATGTTGCCGTCCTGAAAGTCTTCATCGAGCAGTGTTGCGGCGTTCAGGCTAGGTGTGGCGCAAGCACTGAGTAGTGCCGCCATTGTGAGGTGTCGAAGATTTTTCATTATTCTTGATCACACATGTCATATGGGTGGATGGCTATCGCACGCGAGAAAATACGTGGTGATCAGCGCGCAACCTGAGAACTCCGATTAAGGTTCTCGCAAACCCGTATTCCCAGTTAGCGCCACCTGTCGAGTCCCAATAGGGCCAGAGTCAATTCTTCGCTTCCCGTTCTGTGCAAAATTCGATCGAATTCGAAATGCATCACAGTTTGTGAGACATTAATGGCTCGCTCAACAGCAATGAGGGGTTTGCCGAGATGGTTGTTATCGCAGGTAGGGAAACAAGGGTGCGGGCTAGCTGGGCAGTATTCCGGGCCTGCAGCATGGCGATGCTCCTGCTTGTCGCCGCCTGTAGCGGTGAGAAGACGAACAAGGGCGGTGACGAGGCTCGAGGGCAGGAGGAAGGCCAGGAGGCCGCAGCAGAGCAGCTTACTTCAGATTTGGCGGCGTCGGATGAAGAGCTTGTCCCCGCGTTTGAAAATTATATCGAGCGTGGAGACCTGGAAGCCATCAAGGCGCGTGGAACACTACGCCTGCTGGCACCACTGGGGCTGGAAGAAGAGTCGCTGCCACGGGATGGTCTGCCCACCGGCGAGTGGCGGGCGCTCGCGGAAAAATTTGCGCACCAACATGGGCTCGAGCCCCAGTGGGTGTATGTCGATAACTTTGCGCAGCTGATCCCCGCCTTGATCGATGGGCGCGGCGACCTGATCGCGGTGAATTTTTCCCGCACACCGGCGCGGGCCCGGCAGGTCGCCTTCACGCGACCACTGGAATATGTGCAGGAGCAACTGATTACCCGCCGCGCAACCGATACCGATCAGGGCGAGCTTCAGGTAGCGCTGAGAAAAGGCAGTGCTTTTGCCGAAACGCTGCAACAGCAGAGCACGGAATCCCGGGTGCTCACCCCGCGGTTTCTCGAGGGGCCGGTGACCCAGGATGAACTGCTCGAAGGGGTGGTGGAAGGCACGTTTGATGCCACCGTTATCGACAGCAATCTCGCGGAAGTACTGCTCGTGGATTACCCGGGCCTGCAGGCCGAGGACCTGCGAGACAGCCGCCGCGCCATCGCCTGGGCGGTGCGCCGCAATGGCCAGAAACTCGAGCGGGCATTGAATGAATATTTTACCGAACAGCATCTGATCGCCGCCCAGCGACGGGCCAGTGCCCTGCGCGACTGGGACGAAATCCAGCAAACCCGCACCCTGCGTGTGCTGACCCGCAATCACCCCGCGTCCTATTTCATGTGGCGTGGCGAGCTGATGGGGTTTGATTATGAATTGTTGCAGCGCTTTGCCCGCGACCATGGCCTGCGGCTCAGTATGGTGGTGCCCGGCCCGGATGTGGATTTGGCAGAAGCCCTGGCCGCGGGGCAGGGCGATTTGATTGCGGCGTCGCTGACGGTGACAGACGCGCGTAAAGCGCAGGGGCTGGTATTTACCCGGCCCTATATGCAGGTGACCGAACAGCTGGTAACCGCGGTGGACAACCTGCCGGATAACGATAGCCATAGCGACGGCGTGGATGCGGTCGCTGCAGTACCGGTCGCCCAACGGCTCAACGGCAAGACCGTTGCGGTCAATCCGTTCAGTAGCTATTACACCAACCTGACCGGATTGCTGGCCTCCGCGCAGGAACCGGTCGATCTTTTACCCGTAGCGGGTGCCACCACCGAACAACTGATTGATGCGGTGGCGGAAGGCCGTTACGACTACACCGTGGTGGATTCCCATCTGGTGGCCATTGAGCAGACCTACCGCGACGATTTCGGGGTGGTGGGGGATATTTCCGGCGAGCGGGATATTGCCTGGGCGGTGCGCGGGGATCAGCCGCGGCTGCTGGAGCAGCTGAACGGCTTCCTCAACAAGTACGACCGCGGGCTGTTTTTCAACGTCACCTACAACAAATACTTCCGCGAAAATAAACGCCTGGAAAAAAAGCAGCGCGAGCGCCTGCGGGATACCAGCATGCTGTCTCCCTACGATTCGCTGGTGCGCAAATACGCGCAGCCTGCCGACAAGGACTGGCGCATGG
This genomic interval from Microbulbifer sp. Q7 contains the following:
- a CDS encoding transporter substrate-binding domain-containing protein gives rise to the protein MAMLLLVAACSGEKTNKGGDEARGQEEGQEAAAEQLTSDLAASDEELVPAFENYIERGDLEAIKARGTLRLLAPLGLEEESLPRDGLPTGEWRALAEKFAHQHGLEPQWVYVDNFAQLIPALIDGRGDLIAVNFSRTPARARQVAFTRPLEYVQEQLITRRATDTDQGELQVALRKGSAFAETLQQQSTESRVLTPRFLEGPVTQDELLEGVVEGTFDATVIDSNLAEVLLVDYPGLQAEDLRDSRRAIAWAVRRNGQKLERALNEYFTEQHLIAAQRRASALRDWDEIQQTRTLRVLTRNHPASYFMWRGELMGFDYELLQRFARDHGLRLSMVVPGPDVDLAEALAAGQGDLIAASLTVTDARKAQGLVFTRPYMQVTEQLVTAVDNLPDNDSHSDGVDAVAAVPVAQRLNGKTVAVNPFSSYYTNLTGLLASAQEPVDLLPVAGATTEQLIDAVAEGRYDYTVVDSHLVAIEQTYRDDFGVVGDISGERDIAWAVRGDQPRLLEQLNGFLNKYDRGLFFNVTYNKYFRENKRLEKKQRERLRDTSMLSPYDSLVRKYAQPADKDWRMVVSQMYQESRFNPKARSFAGARGLMQVMPRTARQMGISGLYEPENSIRAGVAYMGWLEERFPRSLPFDQKIYFTLAAYNAGHGHVRDARVLAEQLGKDPNRWFDNVEEAMLLLSKPEYYKKARFGYVRGREPVNYVREIRDRYFGYLSVARQERLSEQSL